ATCCCAGTACGTCGACCTCTAACCCGGGGCTGTGGCTTCGTCGCGAACGCTCACCGCACTCGCCGGCCTCGCGCTCGGCGGACTCGTCAGCGTCGCTGCGTGGATCTACTTCGAGACGGTACTGCTGTTTCTGTTCCTGCCGTTCGTTCCGTTCCTCTTCGATCGCGGCCGCCGTACCGACTCTGCCGCTCGGGCGGTGCGACACTGTCCCGACTGCGACTTCCGCACGACCGAGCAGAGCTACGAGCACTGCCCTCGAGATGGATCGCGGCTGCGAGACCCGCGGGAGTAGCGCGAACCGCCAACGGTTCGGTGCCATCGATTCGCCCACCTGACGCGTGCTCCGCCGCCAGCACGCCGTTTATGTACGGTCGGGGCGAATGTCCGAGAGTGAACGAGGTTCCGCTGCAACTCGCCGATCCGCCGCTAGAGGAGACGGTCGTGCGGATTGCGCTGGCCGGCGCACTGGGGATGTTCCTCGGCCTCGAGCGCGAGTGGTCCCAGAAATCCGCTGGCATCCGAACGTTCTCGCTGATCAGCCTGCTCGCCGCCGTCTTTACGATCCTCTCGCTCGAGACCGCGGTCGGGGAGGGACTGCTCGTCCTGGGCGGTTTCCTCGTGATCGTTCAGGGCGTCCTACTGGCGGTCCAGGGACTGCTCGGGGACGAGGACACGGGCCTGTCGTTGACGACCTCGGTCTCGATGCTCGTCGCCTACGGCGTCGGCGCGCTCGTCGCCGCACAGTACATCATCGAGGGCGTGACCGTCGCCGTGCTCTCGTCGCTGCTGCTCGTCCTCAAGCGCGAACTCCACGAGTTCGCGTGGGGCCTCTCCCGCGAGGAGATGCGGTCGACGACCGAGTTCGCCATCCTCGCGTTCGTTATCTATCCGCTGTTGCCGTCCAGTTACGAACTCAACCTCGGCGTCACGACGATCGACCTCGAGCCGACGGTCATCTGGCTCATGGTCGTCGCGGTCGCGGGGATCGGGATCGCCAACTACGCGATCGTCTCGACCTACGGCGACCGCGGCATCGCCGTTACCGGCTTCTTCGGCGGCCTCGCGTCGTCGACGGCCGTCGTCGGGACGATGCTCGATCACGTCCGCCAGCGGCCCGACGCCGCCTCCTACGCCGTCGCCGCTATTCTACTCGCGAACGCCGCGATGGCCGCGCGCAATCTCGCGATCGCCGTCGGGTTCACGATCGGCGGGGGAAGTCCTGTACTCGTCGAGGCGGTCGTCCCGCTCGGCGCCGTCATCGTCGTCGCGTTCGCTATCGCCGGCCTGACCGCCGACTGGGGCGAGTCCAGCGAGATGGACCTCGAGAGCCCCTTTTCCCTCAAGAACGCCCTCGCGTTCGGCGCGGTCTTCCTCGTCGTGCTCGTGTTCGGGTCGGTGGCCGAGAGTTCGTTCGGCACACTCGGCTTCTACGCGACGGCCGTCGCCAGCGGCTTCGTCTCGAGCGCCGGCGCGACCACGTCGGCGGTCGTCCTCTACCGAGGGGGCCAACTCGCAGCCGCCGAGGCGACGATCGCTATCCTGCTCGCGACGGTCTCGAGCATCCTCGTGAAGGCGATGCTGGCGGCGACGTCGTCGAACGACGGATTCCGCAATCAGGTCGCGATCTACAGCGCCGCGCTGTTGCTCGGCGGCTCGCTGGCGTCGCTCGTCTTCATCGTCTAACCGGAAGGCAGTCGCATCCCTTTACTTCGCCCTCCGCGAAACGGACGGTATGGACAGAGAGACGGTCGAACCGCAGGTCGAGGCGCTCCCCGGCCAGCGAGCGCAGCAGTGGGTCGACTACCACCACGAGTTCGCCGCGCCGAGCACCTACGTCTACGAGTTCGTCTGGGATACGAGCCGCGAGGCGATCGGCCCCTTCTGTACCGACGTCGACGGCAACGTCCTGCTGGATTTCACGAGTCACGTCGCCGCCGCGCCGCTCGGATACAACAACCCGGCCCTCCGCGAGAAACTCGAGGCGTTCGACCTCGTCGATCCGCTGAAGATCGCCGGCCAGGACTTCTACGTGAGCACCGACGGCAGCGAGCCCCCGGCCGAGGCGAAGCTTCCCGGCCCGTCACAGTTGATGGACCGGCTCGTCGCCGCGACGGACCACTACGACATGGATCGCGTCTTCCTCTCGAACTCCGGCGCAGAAGCCGTCGAGAACGGGATCAAGATCTGCTACGCCGCGGGCGGCCACCGCGCGTTCACCTTCGAGGGCGCGTTCCACGGCCGGACGCTGGGCGCGCTCTCGCTCAACCGCTCGAAGACGGTCCACCGTCGCGGCTACCCCGAGGTCCCGGGCGTAGTCAGCGTTCCCTACCCAGCGAGCGACGAAGCCTACGAGACCCGCTGGCTCACCGACGGTCCCGGCGGCAACGTCGTCGCCGACAAGCTCCACCCCGATCAGGGCGTGATCGACCCCGACGAGGTCGCCTTCCTCATCCTCGAGCCGATCCAGGGCGAGGGCGGCTACCGGGTCGCCCACGACGAGTTCGCGCGGGATCTCGAGGCCCTGCGCGACCGCTACGACCTCACCGTCGTCGTCGACGAGATCCAGTCCGGCGTCGGCCGGACCGGCGAACTCTGGGCCGTCGACCACCTCGATCTCACGCCGGACGTCATCACCGCGGGGAAGGGGCTGCGGGTCGGCGCGACGATCTCTCGCTCCGACGTCTTCCCCGAGCAGAAGAGCCGCCTCTCCTCGACGTGGGGCGCGGGCGACGTCATCGCCTCGATGCAGGGCGCGCTGACGATGGACATTATCCACGAGCAGAACCTGCTCGCGAACGTCCGCGAACGGGGCCAGCAACTACGTGCGGGACTCGAGGATGCCATCGACGACGGCGACCTCCCCGGCGCCGTCGACGTCCGGGGCCGCGGCCTCATGCTCGCCGTCGAGTTCGATACTAAGGAGCGCCGCGATGCGGTTCTCGAGGCGGCCTTCGAGCGCGGCTTCCTGACGCTGGGCTGCGGGCACAAGACCCTGCGGCTGCTCCCGCCGCTCGACGTCACCGAGCGCGAAATCGACCTCGGTCTGCGGTTGCTCCGGGAGGCAGCTGCAGACGTGGCACCGGAGTTCGACCGATAGCGACCGTCTCGAGGACGACACACCCGCATCGTCGTACGAAAGCCCCAGCCTCTTCTCGCGTCCGGGACAAGACTGAGTACAATGATTGGCGCCTTTACCGTCGGGAAGAAAGCGGTCAAGTTCGGGTACAAACGCTACGGGATTCCGGGCGCGATCGCCTCGGGCGGGCTCGTGCTGGTCGGTTACGTGGCCGTCCGCCGCGCGCTGAAATCCCAGACGAACGCCAACGACGCGACGCTCGATTCGGCCATCGACGCCGAGTCGATCAAGTCGGCGGTCGAAGAGGACGGGCTGCAGGCGGTGACCGACACGCAGACGCTCGACGACGCGATCAACCAGGACGAACTGAATACGCCCGTCGACACGGGCGACGTCCAGTCGTCGGTCTCCGAGGAAACCGAGGAGTTCACCGACGAAGGCAACGAAGGGCAGGCGTAGAATCGCTGTTTTCCGGTGTGCGCGTAGGCGCTACGTGAGCGCCCCGCGGCCGTCCGCTCTTACTCGCCGCGGAGGTCGTTCATGTGGTCGATCCGTCGCTGGACGAGGTCGGGCTTGCCGATGTCGTGGCGCATGTGCAGTCCCTCGTCCCCGGCGACCGCGAGGGCGTCCTCGGCGATTTCTTCGGCCTCGGTAATCGAATCGGCGAGGCCGACGACGGCGAAGGCACGAGAGGTGGTCGTGTAGATGCCGTCGTCGCGCTCGTCGACGCTGGCGTAGTACAGCAGCGCGTCGCCGGCGCTCTCCTCGTCCACCGTGACCTTCGCTCCCGCCTCGGGATCCGTCGGGTAGCCCTCGGGGACGGCGTACTTGCAGACCGTCGCCTGCTCGGCAAAGTCGAGTTTCGGCAGCGACTCGCCGTCTCGAGCAGCCGTCAGCACGTCGAGGAAGTCGGTCTCGAGGACGGGCAGCGTGTTCATCGCCTCGGGGTCGCCGAAGCGGGCGTTGAACTCGACGACTTTCGGGCCGTCGCGGGTCAGCATGAACTGGCCGTAGAGGATCCCGCGGTAGTCCTCGAGGGCGTCGACGGTCGCCTCGATGATCGAGACGGCCTCGTCGTAGTCGTCCTCGGTCATAAAGGGCAGGTGCGTCGTCGCGTCGGAGTAGCTGCCCATCCCCCCGGTGTTCGGGCCTTCGTCGCCCTCGTAGGCGCGCTTGTGGTCCTGCACCGCCGGCGCGGTGCGGAACTCGCCGTTGGCGACGAACGCCTGGACGGTGAACTCCTCGCCGATCAGTCGCTCCTCGAGGACGATTCGGTCGTAATCGGACTCGCGGATGTACGCCTTGCCCTCCTCGGCGGTCACCTGATCGCCGATGACTTTCACGCCCTTCCCGCCCGTGAGGCCGGCGGGCTTGATCGCGAGATCGCCGTCGTACTCGTCGATGAAGTCGCAGGCGGCCTCCATGTCGTCGAAGGTCTCGAAGTCCGGACAGCCCGGAATGTCGTTTTCCTGCATGAACCGCCGCTGGAACGCCTTGTCCGTCTCGATGCGGGCGTCTTCTTCCTTCGGCCCGAAGGCGTAGACGCCGGCGGCCTCGAGTTCGTCCGCGACGCCGGCCTCGAGGGGCGATTCGGGGCCGATGACGGCGATCGTCGCATCGACATCTTCCGCGTACTCGACGACTGCCTTGGGGTTGGTCGTCTCGAGCGTCTCGAAGTCGGTCGCGACCGCGGCGATACCGGGGTTGCGGTTGCTGGCGCAGGCGTAGAGGTCGGCCTCGCTATCCTCGAGTGCGCGGGCGATAGCGTGTTCGCGCCCGCCGCCGCCGATCAGGAGCACGTTCTCTCGCATGGTCGCTAGCGGAACGCACGAACCTGTAAGCGTTGCTCTTTTCTCGAGCAAAAGTATGCACGATCGCGACTATCCGAGTCGTCGGTGCGCGTTACGCCTCGACGCGCCGTCCCGCTCGAACCGCCGCGCTCGCGACTTCAGATGCTGAAGCTGCGGGGTTTACCTTACGGCGCCCGAAACGGACTGTCTGCCATGGGCGAGGACTGCGACGTCGAAACTATCGGGGGCGTTCTGGAAGACGACGTGGCCCGGTCTATCCTCGTTCACGCCCGCACGGAAGCGCTCTCGGCGAGCGCGCTCGCCGACCGCTGCGACGTCTCGACGGTGACGATCTATCGACGGCTCGAGACGCTTCGCGAACACGACCTCGTCTCGGCGTCGACGGTGCCCGAGCGCGACGGCAATCACTACAAGGTGTATCGGACGAACGTCCGGCGCCTGACGGTTGATCTCACCGAGGAGGGGTTCGAGTTGACCGTCGAACGCAACGACACGCCCGCTGACCGATTCACCAGACTCATCGAGGAGATGTAACAATGATTCCGACCACCGACCTATCGCTCGAAGCGATCGTCCAGGGAAGTCTGTTTCTCGTGTTGACCGTTCTCGGCCTCGCCATCGTCGGCGTCGCGTTTCGGGGCTATCGGCGGAACCGGAGCCGCCCCATGCTGTTCCTCGCGATCGGATTCGCCGCGATAATCGTCCCCGAACTCGCGATGACGGTCGTCACGAGGGTCGTCGCGGTCTCCGAGTTCGAGACGGTAACCGTGTACCAGGTGACGAACGTCTTCGCGTTCCTCTGTATCCTCCGCGCGATTACGATGGATCCCGGTCGATCACGAGCGGGCGATAGTCGGGGGCGTCCCGACGATTGACCCGCGTGCTCGGTCGCCGCCCCGCTCGCGAACCCGCGGCCACGGGTGGTCTCGGCGGGCGCGGGTTCTGTTTCTGAAGCCGCGATAGACGGTATTTGATCCCCGATCCGGTAGTCGGATCCATGGCCGAATCAACGATCGACGACTCACCCGATCGGTCGATCGGCGAGAGACTGCTGTACGATTCGAGCGGCGCACGGTTGCGTGCTCTCTGGCGGGTGCTCGTCCCGCTCCTCGTCGCCGTCGCGATCTACGCCGCCGGTCAGTCGCTGGTCAACCGCTTTGCGGCCGGTCTCCTCGAGCCGATCGCTGACGGAACGTCGCGGGTGGTCGCAACCGCGGTACTGTTCGTCGCGCTGTCGGCGGTGATCGCCCTCGCGGGCGTCGCCGGCCTACTCGTCGCGTCGCGACTCGATCGACGCCCCCTCTCGAGTTACGGGCTCGACGTGTCGGGCCGATGGCTCCGAGATTTCGCAGCCGGTATCCTCATCGGCGTCGTCGCCGCCGCGGGAGCGATCGGCTACCTGGCCGCTCGAGGGGACGTCGCTCTCAGTCCGTCGGTGACGGGCGTCGGCGTCGACTCCCCGCCGTTGGGCGGACTCGTCGTCCTGGTGTTGCTGCTCTTTTTGCTCGCCAACAATGCGTTCGAGGAGATCGTTTTTCGGGCGATCGTGATCGGGAACGCGGTCGAAGGGTTTCGCTCCGGAGCGTCGAACGCGACGGTCGCCGTCGTCGGTGCGGTCGTCGTCAGCCTTCCCGTCTTCGGCGCGCTGCATCTACTCGGCGGCGGCCCTATGGCCGTCGTCACGAGCGCTATCGGCGGTATCCTGTTCGCGACGGCGTACGTCCTGACGGGCCGGTTGGCGCTCCCGATCGGCGTGCACTTCGGCGGCCTCGCCGACCTCAGCATCCGCCAGCAACCCCTCTCGACTGATCCGGAACTGACGCTGCCGTCGGTCGTCGTCGCCGAACTGACCGGCGACCCGTCGTTCCTCACGGGTATCGAACTCTGGGCCGTCAGATTACTCCTCGGAGTTGCACTGATCTGCCTCTGGGTGTACGCGACCGACGGCGAGGTTTCGATCGCCGATCGAGTGCTCGCCACCGCTGCTGACTCGGAGCGGTGACGCTCGAGTCATCAGAAGAATCACGATACCGTCCCTACCAGTTATCCTCAATGCTCGAGTGGTTCGGCGGGGTTTCGAACGTCGTCGCACTCGCCATCCCGGTATTCGGTCTGCTCCTGCTCGCAGTCCTCTCGAGAGTTATCGAGACGAACCGGAGCCGGCGATACATCGTTCCGGCGTTTTGTTGCTGGGCTGGATTCCATCTCGTGCTCGCCCTCTACGAGGGAACGCTCGTTCCGGTGCCTCGCCTCCTCAGCGTCGGTCTCGCGGCCGCGTTGCTGCTCGGATGGCTGGTACTGTTCTGCCGCGGGCTGTACGAGATCCGGACGCTGCGGAACTCGTCCGGATACTTCTGGCTGTAACGCTGCCGAACCAGAATTACGCGTAGAACAGCGGCGGCCGCCGCTCGCCGCCGTACTCCTCGTCGGGGAGGTGGGCCTCGAGCGCGTCCTCGTCGGCATCGCCCAGCAACTGATCCAGCACGTCGACGGCTGCGTCTCGGTGCAGCGGCTGGTTGTCGTTCCCGCACTGCTCGTCCATCACGCAGGCGGGACAGCCGTCAACGCGCCCGCAGTCGCAGTCGGAGATGTGCTCGCGGGCCCGCCGGGCGACGGCCTCGAAGTTCTCGTAGATCGCCCGTGCGAACCCGAGGCCGCCGTCGATCCCGTCGTAGATGAACCACCCGCTGGCCGGCTCGCGCTCGAGGCCCTGCGCGATCTCTCTGACGGTGGCTTCCGCGGCGGCGATGTTCTGCGGTGCGTCGCCGTCCGGGGCTGCCGTCCCGAATCCGTCCGTCTCGCTCGGCGACTGATCGAGGTGCGAGTCGATCGTCAGCGTCGCCAGGCCGCCCAGATCTCGCTTGTCGACCATCAACTCGAGCGGGGCGACGCCGATCGTCGCGTGCTCGGCGGCGTGGAGCCCGCCCGCGTAGCCGAGGTGGGCCGTTTGCGCGAGGTCGCCGTCCATCTCGGGGACCTCGAACTCGCGGTACTTCTCCACGAGGGCGTCCTCGACGTACTGGGGTACCTCGAGCCAGCAGAGTTGCGTTTCCATCGACAGCGGCGGATTGTCGGTGGGGATGGCCTGCTCTTTCTTCTTCCCGCCGTGGACGGCGACCTTGTCGTAGGTGCCGTGGTAGACCAGTACCCGGCCGCGGCCGAAGTGCAGGGTGAAGTCGCCGATCTCGCGCGATTCCTCCGAGACCGCGTCCAGCACCGTCACGTCGGTCCGCGTTCGCGTGTAGTAGTCGACGTCCGTCGGCCGCACCGTCACCGAGGGCCGGGGCGCGTCGTGCTCGACGTCGACGACCTCGTACTGCTGGCCCTGATGGAGGCGGACCGCGCCCTCGTGGAAGTCCCGCAGGACGCGCTCCTCCGCCAGCGGCTCCATCTGCGGGTCGTACCCCTCGTCGACGCCGTCGGCTAGTTCGACCTCGTACTCCTCGCCGGTCGTCGCGTACAGCGAAATGGACTGCTGGGGCCGGGGCGAGCCGACGTAGGAAACGCCGGTTTCGAGGCTCCCCTGCAACTGCCCGGCGCGGCGCCACATCTCGAGCGCCCGCTCGAGGCGTTCGCGCTCGGCGAGCCGACCGATATCCGACTCGTCGATCGCGAGTTCGTCGGCCGCACAGCGCAGGTGCTGGGCGAAGACGGCGTCGTTGTCCGCGTCGACGACCGCGTCCTCGACGTCGTTCTCGAGCAGGTAGTCGGGGTTGGTCACGACGTACTGGTCCAGCGTGCGGTGTTCAGCGACGAGTACGGAGAGGGCCCGCTTCGTACCCCGTCCCGCGCGGCCGATCTGCTGCCAGAACGACTGACGTTGGCCGGGATACCCCAGCTGAACGGTGGCGTCCATCTCGCCGATGTTGATCCCCAGCTCGAGGGCGTTCGTCGAGGCGACCCCGTCCAACACGCCGGTCTTGAGCTGGTGTTCGGTCCCGTGGCGCTTCTTCCGCGAGTGGCCGGCGTGGTAGGGTTCGATGGCGCTGCCGCGGTCGGGATTCGCGTAGTAGCGGCGGTTGTCGTGGCGGTGCTTCGACGCCCGCTTGACCGAGAGTTCCGCGAGCTTCCTCGAGGGCGAGAACAGCAGCGTCTGGGCGTCGTGGTAGGTGAGATGCGAGAGTAGCCGCGGGGCCTCGACGGTGGCGGGGACGCGCTCGACGACCGCGTCCTCGCCGCCGTCGCTCTGTGTTGTCTCATTACTGTCTTGTTCGTTCCACTCGTCCCGCTCGTCCTCCGTATCCTCTCGCGCCCGTGGCGGCGGGTTCCACAGCACCAGATCCCGCGGTCCCGTCGGCGAGCCGTCCTCGTCGACGACGGCCACGGGTTCGTCGATCAAGGCCTCGGAGTGCTCGCCCGGGTTGCCGATCGTCGCGCTCGTGAGTACGAACTGCGGATCTGCCGCGTAGTACTCGAGGACCCGTTTCAACCGCCGAACGATCCAGGCGACGTGCATCCCGTGGACGCCGGTGTAGGTGTGGGACTCGTCGATCACGACGAGGTCGCAGGCCGACAGGAAGCGCGCCCAGCGGTCGTGGTCGTGCAGATACGTATTCACACCCGCGAAGTTCGAGATGATGACGTCGGCCTCCTCGCGGATCTGTCGGCGGGTCTGTCCGCGTTCCGTGTCGCCGTCGTAGACCCGGACCGAGATCTCGAGCCCAAGATCGTCGAAGAGGTCGTTCAACTCACGCTCCTGGTCCCGCGAGAGCGCCTTCGTCGGGTAGAGGACGTAGGCGGTGGAGTCCTCGCCGCGAGCCCGCGCCTCGAGATAGTTCCGCGCGATCTGGAGCGCGTAGATGCGGGTCTTCCCCGAGGAGGTGCTCGTCGCGACGCAGACGTTCTCCTCGCGCGCCAGCGCCTCGAGAGCCTCGGCCTGATGGGCGTAGAGGTCGTTTGCGAGCGGCTCCGCGAGTTCCGGCCGGAGGATCTCCTCGTTCGGAACCGTCTGGGCGTCTCGGCCGGGTAACTCGAGGACCGAAACGTCGTCGTCCGACCGGTAACCGGGGAAGGTGTTCGTCAGTTCGTCGCCGGTGATCGGAATTCCTGTGCTGTCGTTGGTTTCGCCCGCTCGGTCGCTCATCTAGAAATCACCCAGTCCGGTCTGTTCGCTGTCGGCTGTGCTCGTTTCGCTGGTGTCGCTTTGCGTCGAGATCGATTCTGAAGACGATGCCTCCGCAGTCCCCGAATTTGAGCCTGTCGTCGCACCGGAATCCGAAACCCGCGGCGCGTCCTGAAGCCGCTCGTAGACGTGCCACAGTGCTCGACAATCGTCTTCGCAGTAGGCCTCGTGGCGGTCCCACTCGAGCGGCTCGCCGGTCCGCATGAACCGCTGGTAGGCCGCCGCGGTCTGCGCGCCGTCGAGGCCCGTCCCCGCGTCCTCGTAGCCGAGTGCGCCGGCGACCGACTCGAGTTTGTTCGTCCGGCCGGGCAGAATCGCGTTCTCGTTGCGGACGGCCCACAGGTAGAGGTCCAGTTTGGGGATCGAGTCCCACTCCTCGGCGTAGTAGGGGACGTGTTTCGCCACGAACGCGTCCAGGTGGCGGTAGTCGAAGTGCCACCCGTTCCAGGTCAGCAGGGCCCTGTTGGGGTGGACGCCCAGCAGCCAGTCGCAGAAGGCCTCGAGCACCGACGCTGGATCGTTCGGATCGTCCCGTTCGACGAACGCCTGGTACGTATCCGCGGCGGGGTCGTAGACGCCGATCTGCCAGATGATCGTCGGCGAGAGCCCGTCGGTCTCGATGTCTACACACAGCGGCGGCGTCGACCAGTTCTCGCCCGGCAGCGACTCATCCGTTACTCGCCGCGGCTCGCCCGTCTCGAGGACCGTCGCGTGGTGGTGCATCCGCCGAGCGCGGTCCCACCCGACGTTCGGGAGTTCGGCGAGCGTCTCGACCGGCGTCTCGAGCAACTCGGCGCGAGTCGTCACGCCGCGCTCGGCGAGGCGTCCGGCGGTCTTCGGACCGATCCCGGACACCGATTCGAGGCCGAAGTCGGTGACGTCGTAGGTGTCGACGCCGATCCCGTCGGCGGTGAACTCGAGGAGCGCGACCGACTGCTCGCCTCCGTAACCCTCGGTGTCCCCGACTCCCTGCACGCGGACAGAGACGCAGTCATCGCCAGCGGGCTCGCAGTTGATCGCAGGATCGTGATCGACGCTTCGAACTGTCCCGTCGACCTCGAGGTTCCACAGTTCGTCGTAGCCGGCCGGTTCGCCGCCCGTCAGGACGGTCGTCACGCGGCCGGTCGGCAGCGCCGCAGCGAGGGCGTCGGCGCCCTCGAGGGTCGTCTCGAGGGCCGTCGGTCGCGTCGAAGTCGCGACGTTGTCGCAGACGAGCGCGGTACCGTCGTCTGCTGACTCGAGCGCGCTCGAGATGTCGTCCGGAGACGCCCGCATCGCTCGTACGCTCTGTACGACGGCGACGTCGCGGTCGTCGACCTCTCGCCGGTGGACGGCCCCGTCGCCGGTCTCGAGCGGCGGGTGGAAGACGGGTGCGTCGAACGCCCGTCGCGCCGCGGCGAACGCCTGCGGCTCGCGGGACGGGCCGAGCACCCAGACGGCGTCGGGCTCGAGGGTCCGATCGACGTCCGCGAGGGTCGCGGCGGGCCGGTCGACGATCGCCGACGGCGGGAGGGCGAGCAGGCGAGCGCCGGCTCGAGCGGTCATTAGTCGTCGGGAGGCGCGGGGGGACAAAGAGGGTTTGGACAGCGCGGTGAAAGTGGTCGGTTCGATCAGTCCGAACCCACTATGTACGGGCACTCCAAATGAGGCGATAATGCAACAGTACCTCGATCTCGTCGACGCGGCGCTCTCGGAGGGGACCTACAAACCCAACCGGACCGGCGTCGACACGATTTCGTCGTTCAGCGAGCACTACGAGGTCGACCTCCAGGAGGGGTACCCGCTCCTGACCACCAAGAAGATGGACGGCTACCGGTGGAACTCGATGCTCCACGAGGTCTGCTGGTACCTCTCCGGCGAGGAGCACATCCGCAACCTCCGCGAGGAGACTAAGATCTGGGACGCCTGGGCCGACGAGGAGGGACGCCTCGATACCGCCTACGGGCGCTTCTGGCGTCGCTATCCGATTCCCGAAAGCGAGGCGCAACTCGAGGGCGAGTCCTGGCCGGACGAGACGAACCGCTGGGTCACTGCGGAGGACGACGGCCGCCGCACGTTCGACCAGCTCCAGTACGTGATCGACACGCTCTCGGATTCGCCCAACTCGCGCCGGCTCGTGGTCAACGCCTGGCACCCCGCGAACGCGGCCGTCTCGACGCTGCCGCCCTGTCACTACTCCTTCGTCTTCAACGTCCAGGGCGACCGGCTGAACTGCCACCTGACCCAGCGCTCGGGCGACATCGCGCTCGGGGTTCCGTTCAACATCGCCGCGTACGCGCTGCTGACGAAGGTCGTCGCCCAGCAGACCGGCTTCGAACCCGGCACCTTCGCCCATACGGTCGTCGACGCCCACGTCTACTGCGGCAAGGGCGAGCGCGGCGAGTGGTACGCCGACAACCTCGCAGACCTCCAGTCCCGGCTGGCCGACGTCGACGACCGCGAGGACTACCGCGCGGTCAAGGAGTGGCTCGAGTCCGAGGCGCCGCCCGAAGCCGAGGGGAACGAACGCATGGATCACGTCCCCGGCCTGCTCGAGCAGCTGTCGCGGGAACCGCTCGAGCGGCCGACGCTCGAGGTAGCGGACGTCTCGATCGACGAGCTAACCGCCGAGGACGTCGAACTCAACGACTACGAGTCCCACGAGGGGATCAAGTTCGGAGTCGCCGAATGAGCGAGGACGAAGCCGACGTCGTTCCGATCGACCTCGACCTCGACCGCGAGCTCGTCGGCATCGTCGCCGTCGCCGACAACGGCGTCATCGGGAAGGACGGCGACATGCCCTGGCACATCCCCGCGGATCTACAGCACTTCAAGGAGACCACGATGGACCGCCCCGTCATCATGGGGCGGATCACCTACGAGGGCATCCTCGAGGCGCTGGGCGAACCCCTCCCGGGACGGACGACCGTCGTGCTGACGAGTCGGGACCTCGAGACGCCCGAGAACGCCGTCGTCGCGACCGATCTCGCGGAAGCCGTCGAGGCGGCCGCGGCGGCGGCGAGAGAGCGTCACGACGGCGCGGACCGAATCTTCGTCGCCGGGGGCGCGACGGTATACGAGCAGTTCCTGCCCGCGCTCGATCGGCTGATCGTCACCGAGGTTCACGACGATCCGGAGGGCGACACCCGATTCCCCGACTGGGATCGCGAGGCGTGGACCGCAATCGAGCGCGACGAGCGCGACGGCTTCGCGTTCGTCGAGTACGTTCGGGAGTAGATGACGACAGCCGACTCGATCGCCGACGCCGTCGCAAACGCGCTCGAGGTGCAACCCACGAACGCCGTCGAACTACAGGGCGGACAGATCGGGTCCGCGTACCGGATCGACCGTGCGGACGGCCCGCCCGTCGTCGCGAAGGTCGGCGACACGCCGCTCGAGGTCGAGGCGTTCATGCTCCGGCGGCTCGCCCGCGAAAGCGAGTTGCCCGTCCCCGAGGTACACTACGCCGCCGACGACCTGCTCGTCCTCGAGTACGTCGAGGGAACGACCGACCACGACCCCGAAGTCGCCCGCGACGCGGCGGATCACCTCGCAGCCCTGCACGAACACACCGCCGACGCGTTCGGGTTCGAGCGCGATACCCTCACGGGCCCCGTCCGCCAGCCGAATCCGTGGACCGACTCGTGGATCGACTTCTACCGCGAGCATCGCCTCGAGCACGTCGCGGCCCTCGCGCTCGAGGGCGGATCGCTCCCGGCGGCGCTGGACGAGCGCATCGACGCGGTCGCGGCCGACCTCGAGTCGCTGCTCGTCGAACCCGACGCACCCGCGCTGATCCACGGCGACGTCTGGACGACGAACGTCCTCTCGCGCGACGGCGGGGTGACGGCGTTTCTCGATCCGGCGACCTACTACGCCCACCCCGAGATCGAACTCGCGTTTATCGATTGGACCGAGACGTTCGGCGACGCGTTCGTCGACCGGTATCGGGAACACC
This portion of the Halopiger aswanensis genome encodes:
- a CDS encoding DEAD/DEAH box helicase, producing MSDRAGETNDSTGIPITGDELTNTFPGYRSDDDVSVLELPGRDAQTVPNEEILRPELAEPLANDLYAHQAEALEALAREENVCVATSTSSGKTRIYALQIARNYLEARARGEDSTAYVLYPTKALSRDQERELNDLFDDLGLEISVRVYDGDTERGQTRRQIREEADVIISNFAGVNTYLHDHDRWARFLSACDLVVIDESHTYTGVHGMHVAWIVRRLKRVLEYYAADPQFVLTSATIGNPGEHSEALIDEPVAVVDEDGSPTGPRDLVLWNPPPRAREDTEDERDEWNEQDSNETTQSDGGEDAVVERVPATVEAPRLLSHLTYHDAQTLLFSPSRKLAELSVKRASKHRHDNRRYYANPDRGSAIEPYHAGHSRKKRHGTEHQLKTGVLDGVASTNALELGINIGEMDATVQLGYPGQRQSFWQQIGRAGRGTKRALSVLVAEHRTLDQYVVTNPDYLLENDVEDAVVDADNDAVFAQHLRCAADELAIDESDIGRLAERERLERALEMWRRAGQLQGSLETGVSYVGSPRPQQSISLYATTGEEYEVELADGVDEGYDPQMEPLAEERVLRDFHEGAVRLHQGQQYEVVDVEHDAPRPSVTVRPTDVDYYTRTRTDVTVLDAVSEESREIGDFTLHFGRGRVLVYHGTYDKVAVHGGKKKEQAIPTDNPPLSMETQLCWLEVPQYVEDALVEKYREFEVPEMDGDLAQTAHLGYAGGLHAAEHATIGVAPLELMVDKRDLGGLATLTIDSHLDQSPSETDGFGTAAPDGDAPQNIAAAEATVREIAQGLEREPASGWFIYDGIDGGLGFARAIYENFEAVARRAREHISDCDCGRVDGCPACVMDEQCGNDNQPLHRDAAVDVLDQLLGDADEDALEAHLPDEEYGGERRPPLFYA
- a CDS encoding ribonuclease H-like domain-containing protein — encoded protein: MTARAGARLLALPPSAIVDRPAATLADVDRTLEPDAVWVLGPSREPQAFAAARRAFDAPVFHPPLETGDGAVHRREVDDRDVAVVQSVRAMRASPDDISSALESADDGTALVCDNVATSTRPTALETTLEGADALAAALPTGRVTTVLTGGEPAGYDELWNLEVDGTVRSVDHDPAINCEPAGDDCVSVRVQGVGDTEGYGGEQSVALLEFTADGIGVDTYDVTDFGLESVSGIGPKTAGRLAERGVTTRAELLETPVETLAELPNVGWDRARRMHHHATVLETGEPRRVTDESLPGENWSTPPLCVDIETDGLSPTIIWQIGVYDPAADTYQAFVERDDPNDPASVLEAFCDWLLGVHPNRALLTWNGWHFDYRHLDAFVAKHVPYYAEEWDSIPKLDLYLWAVRNENAILPGRTNKLESVAGALGYEDAGTGLDGAQTAAAYQRFMRTGEPLEWDRHEAYCEDDCRALWHVYERLQDAPRVSDSGATTGSNSGTAEASSSESISTQSDTSETSTADSEQTGLGDF
- a CDS encoding dihydrofolate reductase, whose product is MSEDEADVVPIDLDLDRELVGIVAVADNGVIGKDGDMPWHIPADLQHFKETTMDRPVIMGRITYEGILEALGEPLPGRTTVVLTSRDLETPENAVVATDLAEAVEAAAAAARERHDGADRIFVAGGATVYEQFLPALDRLIVTEVHDDPEGDTRFPDWDREAWTAIERDERDGFAFVEYVRE
- the thyA gene encoding thymidylate synthase, producing the protein MQQYLDLVDAALSEGTYKPNRTGVDTISSFSEHYEVDLQEGYPLLTTKKMDGYRWNSMLHEVCWYLSGEEHIRNLREETKIWDAWADEEGRLDTAYGRFWRRYPIPESEAQLEGESWPDETNRWVTAEDDGRRTFDQLQYVIDTLSDSPNSRRLVVNAWHPANAAVSTLPPCHYSFVFNVQGDRLNCHLTQRSGDIALGVPFNIAAYALLTKVVAQQTGFEPGTFAHTVVDAHVYCGKGERGEWYADNLADLQSRLADVDDREDYRAVKEWLESEAPPEAEGNERMDHVPGLLEQLSREPLERPTLEVADVSIDELTAEDVELNDYESHEGIKFGVAE